A DNA window from Drosophila biarmipes strain raj3 chromosome 2R, RU_DBia_V1.1, whole genome shotgun sequence contains the following coding sequences:
- the LOC108030079 gene encoding LOW QUALITY PROTEIN: protein slit (The sequence of the model RefSeq protein was modified relative to this genomic sequence to represent the inferred CDS: substituted 1 base at 1 genomic stop codon): MATPSRTTSMPPPFRLRLQLWLLIPSILLLLRHDALVHAEPYSGGFGSSAVSSGGLGSVGIHIPGGGVGVITEARCPRVCSCTGLNVDCSHRGLTAVPRKISADVERLELQGNNLTVIYETDFQRLTKLRMLQLTDNQIHTIERNSFQDLVSLERLRLNNNRLKAIPENLVTSSASLLRLDISNNAIVTVGRRVFKGAQSLRSLQLDNNQITCLDEHAFKGLVELEILTLNNNNLTSLPHNIFGGLGRLRALRLSDNPFACDCHLSWLSRFLRSATRLAPYTRCQSPSQLKGQNVADLHDQEFKCSGLTEHAPMECGAENSCPHPCRCADGIVDCREKSLTSVPVTLPDDTTELRLEQNFITELPPKSFSSFRRLRRIDLSNNNISRIAHDALSGLKQLTTLVLYGNKIKDLPSGVFKGLGSLQLLLLNANEISCIRKDAFRDLHSLSLLSLYDNNIQSLANGTFDAMKSIKTVHLAKNPFICDCNLRWLADYLHKNPIETSGARCESPKRMHRRRIESLREEKFKCSWDELRMKLSGECRMDSDCPAMCHCEGTTVDCTGRGLKEIPRDIPLHTTELLLNDNELGRISSDGLFGRLPHLVKLELKRNQLTGIEPNAFEGASHIQELQLGENKIKEISNKMFLGLHQLKTLNLYDNQISCVMPGSFEHLNSLTSLNLASNPFNCNCHLAWFAEWLRKKSLNGGAARCGAPSKVRDVQIKDLPHSEFKCSSENSEGCLGDGYCPPSCTCTGTVVRCSRNQLKEIPRGIPAETSELYLESNEIEQIHYDRIRHLRSLSRLDLSNNQITILSNFTFANLTKLSTLIISYNKLQCLQRHALSGLNNLRVLSLHGNRISMLPEGSFEDLKSLTHIALGSNPLYCDCGLKWFSDWIKLDYVEPGIARCAEPETMKDKLILSTPSSSFVCRGRVRNDILAKCNACFEQPCQNQAQCVALPQREYQCLCQPGYHGKHCEFMIDACYGNPCRNNATCTVLEEGRFSCQCAPGYTGARCETNIDDCLGETKCQNNATCIDGVESYKCECQPGFTGEFCDTKIQFCSPEFNPCANGAKCMDHFTHYSCDCQAGFHGTNCTDNIDDCQNHMCQNGGTCVDGINDYQCRCPDDYTGKYCEGHNMISMMYPQTSPCQNHECKHGVCFQPNAQGSDYLCRCHPGYTGKWCEYLTSISFVHNNSFVELEPLRTRPEANVTIVFSSAEQNGILMYDGQDAHLAVELFNGRIRVSYDVGNHPVSTMYSFEMVADGKYHAVELLAIKKNFTLRVDRGLARSIINEGSNDYLKLTTPMFLGGLPMDPAQQAYKNWQIRNLTSFKGCMKEVWINHKLVDFGNAQRQQKITPGCALLEGEQQEEEDDEQDFMDETPHIKEEPVDPCLDNKCRRGSRCVPNSNARDGYQCKCKHGQRGRYCDQGEGSTEPPTVTAASTCRKEQVREYYTENDCRSRQPLKYAKCVGGCGNQCCAAKIVRRRKVRMVCSNNRKYIKNLDIVRKCGCTKKCYXLKDATTQLLERSNSSLDVSLGTGLNLTYSSSNSNDSLSHSTRDSTDVGGAKDEVEDREKGSVDAGETERDEESEDYPTDGMQSDLYDDTIDDDEDDGLDDDYADGEDGEEDSDRDSDQDPEQLPDPKGLVSVPEEEEDMGYDEDDERIAMERPRTVRPRADEEHFVNEEGSGFGGFRSRFRPSNSFRESQLENIRKKLLTEAQAAPQAAVAVAVPSTAIDLRESSGHFANDDEDGEDGDDGVDDEFADTGENQGRGFFGSQQQQRKNGPYHRKNGNDAIKIISTPLGKVSIVYQQTDKDQSPDKDAQQQQKKPALTDFDALSPDPESSHRFPSPHPKITPVLTPDGKVALLYRGDSESSKYEPIRNLTHKFTGQPAKEPKAKTDDSSSAEDSVYTDSEDAEDSKGEAGAGKASPVGSTPKPLQPEILEPPDDVQPGGSFIIRPTSDSLLPMINRPLSEVLGIKKNQFQETRVRDQLPTQQPPPPLPEATSRSPASGHQFLAKVNLAEFPTSGRTLQTPLIHGSHDFDFSRDNTMLDERSRVRELEKQRERDKEHNEATSKGATEAHTIANEQLLSKTEVINLAIVPQFDEDMERLQRLQENGGRRHHRARHRHRQQSEEELSGIHCIMQVMMGVAAVSTVFGMLGTFFKQRILDQLRMMHW, translated from the exons ATGGCCACGCCGTCCAGGACGACGTCGATGCCACCACCCTTCCGGCTGCGCCTGCAGCTCTGGCTACTGATACCCTCaatcctgctgctcctgcgccATGATGCGCTCGTCCACGCGGAACCGTACTCCGGCGGATTCGGCAGCTCAGCGGTGTCCAGCGGCGGCCTGGGGTCAGTGGGCATCCACATACCCGGCGGCGGAGTGGGCGTCATCACGGAGGCCCGCTGCCCAAGGGTCTGCTCCTGCACGGGATTAAATGTGGACTGCTCGCACCGAGGACTCACCGCTGTGCCCAGGAAAATCTCAGCGGACGTGGAGCGACT CGAGTTGCAGGGCAATAATTTGACCGTGATATACGAGACGGATTTCCAGCGGCTGACCAAGCTGCGAATGCT CCAACTGACGGACAACCAAATCCACACCATCGAGAGGAACTCCTTCCAGGATTTGGTCTCACTTGAGCGACT ACGCCTAAACAACAATCGACTAAAGGCAATTCCTGAAAACTTAGTGACAAGTTCAGCGAGTCTTTTGCGATT GGACATCTCCAACAATGCCATCGTCACTGTGGGAAGACGCGTCTTCAAGGGGGCCCAATCGCTGCGGAGTCTTCAGCTGGACAACAACCAGATCACCTGCCTGGATGAGCACGCCTTCAAGGGATTGGTGGAGCTGGAGATACT CAcgctgaacaacaacaacctgACATCCCTGCCGCACAACATCTTCGGCGGACTGGGACGTCTGCGGGCACTCCGGCTGTCGGACAATCCGTTCGCCTGCGACTGCCATCTGTCCTGGCTGTCCCGGTTCCTCCGCAGCGCCACCCGCCTGGCGCCCTACACCCGCTGCCAGTCGCCGTCGCAGCTGAAGGGCCAAAACGTGGCGGACCTGCACGACCAGGAGTTCAAATGCTCGG GTCTGACGGAGCACGCACCCATGGAATGCGGGGCGGAGAACAGCTGTCCGCACCCATGTCGCTGTGCGGACGGGATCGTCGATTGCCGTGAGAAGAGTCTGACCAGTGTGCCCGTCACCTTGCCCGACGACACCACCGAGCT CCGCCTCGAGCAGAACTTCATTACGGAACTGCCGCCGAAATCGTTCTCCAGCTTTCGACGACTGCGACGCATCGACCTGTCCAACAACAACATATCCCGGATTGCCCACGATGCCCTAAGCGGCCTAAAGCAGTTAACCACTCT CGTGCTGTACggcaataaaataaaggaTTTACCCTCGGGCGTGTTCAAAGGACTCGGCtcgctgcagctgctcctgctgaaCGCCAACGAGATCTCGTGCATACGCAAGGATGCCTTCCGCGACCTGCACAGCTTGAGCCTGCTCTCCCTGTACGACAACAACATCCAGTCACTGGCTAATGGCACATTCGACGCCATGAAGAGCATCAAAACGGT ACATCTGGCCAAGAATCCTTTCATCTGCGACTGCAATCTGCGCTGGCTGGCCGACTATTTGCACAAAAATCCCATAGAGACGAGTGGAGCCCGCTGCGAGTCACCGAAGCGGATGCATCGTCGTCGGATTGAATCGCTGCGCGAGGAGAAATTCAAAT GCTCCTGGGATGAATTGCGGATGAAGCTGTCCGGCGAGTGCCGCATGGACTCCGACTGTCCGGCAATGTGCCACTGCGAGGGCACCACCGTGGACTGCACGGGCCGGGGTCTGAAGGAGATTCCGCGCGACATTCCCCTGCACACAACTGAGCT TTTGCTCAACGACAACGAGCTGGGACGCATCAGTTCCGATGGCCTCTTTGGTCGCCTGCCGCATTTGGTCAAGTTGGAGCTGAAGCGCAACCAGCTGACGGGCATCGAGCCCAACGCCTTTGAGGGAGCCTCGCACATCCAGGAGCTGCAGCTGGGCGAGAACAAGATCAAGGAGATCTCCAACAAGATGTTCCTGGGTCTCCACCAACTGAAGACGCT CAATCTGTACGACAATCAAATCTCGTGCGTTATGCCCGGTTCCTTTGAGCATCTCAACTCGCTGACGTCGCT GAACCTCGCCTCGAATCCATTCAATTGCAATTGTCATTTGGCCTGGTTCGCCGAATGGCTgcgcaaaaaatcgctgaacGGCGGAGCGGCACGTTGTGGAGCACCGTCGAAGGTACGTGACGTGCAGATCAAGGACCTGCCCCACTCGGAATTCAAGTGCAGCAGCGAGAACAGCGAGGGCTGCCTGGGCGATGGCTACTGCCCGCCATCCTGCACCTGCACCGGCACCGTGGTCCGTTGCTCGCGCAATCAGCTCAAGGAGATCCCGCGCGGCATTCCCGCCGAGACGTCGGAGCTCTACCTGGAGTCCAACGAGATCGAGCAGATCCACTACGACCGCATTCGCCACCTGCGCTCACTCTCCCGACT CGATCTCAGCAACAACCAGATCACCATTCTCTCCAACTTCACCTTCGCCAATCTGACCAAGCTGTCCACGCT CATCATCTCGTACAACAAGCTGCAGTGTCTGCAGCGGCATGCGTTGTCTGGCCTGAATAACCTGCGCGTGCTCTCGCTGCACGGCAACCGCATCTCGATGCTGCCGGAGGGCTCCTTCGAGGACCTCAAGTCGTTGACCCACAT AGCTCTGGGCAGCAATCCTTTGTACTGTGACTGCGGCCTGAAGTGGTTCTCCGACTGGATCAAGCTGGACTACGTGGAGCCGGGAATCGCTCGCTGCGCCGAACCGGAAACGATGAAGGACAAGCTGATCCTCTCGACGCCCTCGTCAAGCTTTGTTTGCCGCGGCCGCGTGCGCAATGACATCCTGGCCAAGTGCAACGCCTGCTTTGAGCAACCCTGCCAGAATCAGGCCCAGTGCGTGGCCTTACCTCAGCGGGAGTACCAGTGCCTCTGCCAGCCGGGCTATCATGGCAAGCACTGTGAGTTCATGATCGATGCCTGTTACGGTAATCCGTGCCGCAACAACGCCACATGCACGGTGCTGGAGGAGGGTCGATTCAGCTGCCAGTGTGCCCCGGGATACACGGGTGCCCGCTGCGAGACGAACATCGACGATTGTCTGGGCGAGACCAAGTGCCAGAACAACGCCACCTGCATCGACGGAGTGGAGTCGTACAAATGCGAGTGCCAGCCGGGCTTCACTGGCGAGTTCTGCGACACCAAGATCCAGTTCTGCAGTCCTGAGTTTAATCCCTGCGCGAACGGAGCCAAGTGCATGGACCACTTCACCCACTACAGCTGCGATTGCCAGGCGGGATTCCATGGCACCAACTGCACGGACAACATCGACGACTGCCAGAACCATATGTGCCAGAACGGCGGAACCTGTGTGGACGGCATCAACGACTACCAATGTCGCTGCCCGGACGATTACACGGGCAAGTACTGTGAGGGCCACAACATGATCTCGATGATGTACCCACAGACGTCGCCTTGCCAGAACCACGAGTGCAAGCACGGTGTCTGCTTCCAGCCAAATGCCCAGGGCAGCGACTACCTGTGTCGGTGTCATCCTGGATACACTGGAAAGTGGTGCGAGTACCTCACCAGCATCAGTTTCGTTCACAACAACTCGTTTGTGGAACTCGAGCCTCTGCGCACACGTCCCGAGGCGAATGTGACCATTGTGTTTAGCAGTGCGGAGCAGAATGGCATTCTCATGTACGACGGACAGGATGCTCACCTCGCCGTGGAGCTGTTTAACGGACGCATACGCGTAAGCTACGATGTGGGAAACCACCCGGTGTCCACGATGTACAGCTTCGAGATGGTAGCCGATGGAAAGTACCACGCAGTGGAGCTTTTGGCCATCAAGAAGAACTTCACGTTGCGCGTGGATCGTGGGTTGGCCCGATCCATTATTAATGAGGGCTCCAACGACTACCTGAAGCTTACGACACCTATGTTCCTGGGCGGCCTGCCCATGGATCCAGCTCAGCAGGCTTACAAGAACTGGCAGATCCGCAACCTGACCAGCTTTAAGGGCTGTATGAAGGAGGTGTGGATTAACCACAAGCTGGTGGACTTTGGCAATGCCCAGCGCCAGCAGAAGATAACTCCTGGATGTGCCCTGCTCGAAGGGGAGCaacaggaggaggaggacgacgagcAGGACTTCATGGACGAAACTCCGCACATCAAAGAG GAGCCCGTGGATCCCTGCCTGGACAACAAGTGCCGTCGGGGAAGTCGCTGTGTGCCGAACTCCAACGCCAGGGACGGCTATCAGTGCAAGTGCAAGCACGGCCAGCGAGGCCGCTACTGCGATCAAGGTGAGGGCAGCACAGAGCCCCCAACAGTCACTG CGGCGTCCACCTGTCGCAAGGAGCAGGTGCGCGAGTACTACACGGAGAACGACTGCCGCTCGAGGCAGCCGTTGAAGTACGCCAAGTGCGTGGGCGGCTGCGGCAACCAGTGCTGCGCGGCCAAGATTGTGAGGAGGCGCAAG GTGCGCATGGTGTGCAGCAACAACCGCAAGTACATCAAGAACTTGGACATCGTGCGCAAGTGCGGATGCACCAAGAAATGCTACTGACTGAAAGATGCGACTACCCAATTGCTCGAGCGGAGCAATAGCAGCTTAGATGTTAGTTTAGGAACAGGTTTAAATCTAACTTATAGTAGTAGTAATAGTAACGATAGTCTTAGCCATAGCACTAGGGATAGCACGGATGTTGGGGGGGCGAAGGATGAAGTGGAGGATAGGGAGAAGGGGAGTGTTGACGCGGGAGAGACGGAGCGGGATGAGGAGAGCGAGGATTACCCCACGGATGGCATGCAGTCCGATCTCTACGACGACACCatcgacgacgacgaggacgatgGTCTCGACGATGATTATGCAGATGGGGAGGATGGGGAGGAGGATTCAGATCGAGACTCAGATCAAGATCCAGAGCAGCTGCCCGATCCCAAGGGTCTGGTAAGTgtgccggaggaggaggaggatatgGGGTACGATGAGGATGACGAGCGGATCGCAATGGAGCGCCCAAGAACGGTTAGGCCGCGGGCGGACGAGGAGCACTTCGTCAACGAGGAGGGCAGCGGCTTCGGAGGCTTCCGGTCGCGATTCCGGCCGAGCAACAGCTTCCGCGAGAGCCAGTTGGAGAACATCCGCAAGAAGCTGCTCACGGAGGCACAGGCTGCTCCGCAGGCGGCCGTTGCGGTGGCCGTGCCGAGCACTGCGATCGATCTTCGCGAGAGCAGCGGCCACTTTGCCAACGATGACGAGGATGGCGAGGACGGCGATGACGGCGTCGATGACGAGTTCGCCGACACGGGTGAAAATCAGGGGCGCGGCTTCTTTGgctcccagcagcagcagcgcaagAACGGTCCATACCATCGCAAGAACGGCAACGATGCCATCAAGATCATTTCGACGCCGCTTGGCAAGGTGAGCATTGTGTACCAGCAGACGGACAAGGACCAAAGTCCCGACAAGGacgcgcagcagcagcaaaagaaGCCAGCGCTCACAGACTTCGATGCCCTGTCGCCGGACCCCGAGAGCAGTCATCGCTTTCCGTCGCCCCACCCCAAGATTACGCCTGTTCTGACGCCCGATGGCAAGGTGGCGCTGCTCTATCGCGGAGACTCGGAGAGCTCCAAGTACGAGCCCATTCGCAACCTGACGCACAAGTTCACCGGACAGCCGGCCAAGGAGCCGAAGGCCAAAACCGACGACTCCTCCTCTGCCGAGGACTCTGTCTACACGGACAGCGAGGATGCGGAGGATAGTAAGGGCGAAGCGGGTGCTGGAAAAGCCTCGCCAGTGGGCAGTACGCCCAAGCCGCTGCAGCCGGAAATTCTGGAGCCGCCGGATGACGTCCAGCCGGGCGGATCCTTCATAATTCGTCCCACCTCGGATTCCCTGCTGCCGATGATTAACCGGCCGCTGTCCGAGGTGCTGGGCATCAAGAAGAACCAGTTCCAGGAGACGCGGGTGCGCGACCAGCTGCCCACGCAGCAGCCTCCGCCTCCCCTGCCGGAGGCCACGTCCCGTAGTCCAGCTTCCGGACATCAGTTCCTCGCCAAGGTTAACCTGGCCGAGTTCCCGACGTCCGGAAGGACGCTGCAGACGCCGCTAATCCACGGCAGCCACGACTTCGACTTCAGCCGTGACAACACGATGCTGGACGAGCGGTCGCGGGTGCGCGAGTTGGAGAAGCAGCGGGAGCGGGACAAGGAGCACAACGAGGCCACCAGCAAAGGAGCCACCGAGGCGCACACCATAGCCAACGAGCAGCTGCTCTCCAAGACGGAGGTCATCAATCTGGCCATTGTGCCACAGTTCGACGAGGACATGGAGAGGCTGCAGCGGCTGCAGGAGAACGGTGGTCGGCGGCACCACAGGGCGCGCCATCGCCACCGCCAGCAGTCGGAGGAGGAGCTGTCGGGCATCCACTGCATCATGCAGGTCATGATGGGCGTGGCCGCCGTGTCGACGGTCTTCGGCATGCTGGGCACCTTCTTCAAGCAGCGCATCCTCGATCAGCTGCGCATGATGCACTGGTAG